A window of Juglans regia cultivar Chandler chromosome 7, Walnut 2.0, whole genome shotgun sequence contains these coding sequences:
- the LOC109013832 gene encoding elastin-like: MEKTTKASLFLVLIFLMAFLNGSTEGRRNIYDHHADHVEPKKDDDDQVYKPQFFWGWGLGLLHWPFWGLIPGFAGGGLPGVGAGPSKGFPGFGFPGLGLPGFGIPGLGPLGGIIPGFGGKGDGDGPKADIGAGGKSP; this comes from the coding sequence ATGGAGAAAACTACTAAGGCATCTCTCTTTCTCGTTCTGATCTTCCTTATGGCATTTCTGAATGGTAGTActgaaggaagaagaaatatttATGATCATCATGCAGATCATGTGGAGCCaaagaaagatgatgatgatcaggtCTACAAACCCCAGTTCTTTTGGGGCTGGGGCTTAGGCCTTCTTCATTGGCCATTTTGGGGATTAATCCCAGGTTTTGCAGGTGGTGGCCTTCCTGGTGTTGGTGCTGGACCCTCCAAAGGATTTCCTGGTTTTGGCTTTCCTGGTTTAGGCCTTCCTGGTTTTGGAATTCCTGGTTTGGGTCCTTTAGGGGGTATAATTCCCGGTTTCGGAGGAAAAGGTGATGGGGATGGTCCTAAAGCTGATATTGGAGCTGGAGGCAAATCTCCATAA